The Aythya fuligula isolate bAytFul2 chromosome 5, bAytFul2.pri, whole genome shotgun sequence sequence CACGCCCACCGGGTGTAGCCACGCCCACTAGGCGTCACCGCCCCCGCCGCTGCGCTCGCTGGAGTGGGCGGGGCTTGGACTCACGGCGGAAGGGGAAGTGACGTAAAGCGGAAGCGCTCGTTGCTAGGGTACCGGGATGGTCGGCTCCGGTACGGACGGGGCTGCGCGGGGTGGGAAGGGCCGGGGTGGGCCCGAACCTAACCTAACGTCGTGTAATTTAGCGTAACggaatgtaatgtaatgtaatgtaatgtaatgtaatgtaatgtaatttatCGTGCCGTAACGCCCGTGCTCTCCCCGCAGCCGTCGCCATCCACCCCGCCTGCCTGGGGCTGTACTGCGGCCGCACCGTCCTGGCCGTCAACGGCTCCCTGGAGACCTACGGGGACTGCGGGGTAGGTGCGGGGGCTCCCAGCTCGCTGCCCTTGGGCCTCTCGGCCGCCCCCGGCGGGTGCAGCGCCTCGTGGTTGGGCTCCGCTGTGACCCCCGTGCTGTGCTTCCCGCAGGTGTGCCCCAGGGGCCAGCGGACCGACGAGAACAAAATCTGCCGGGAATGCCTGGGGTCTCCCGACCGCTATGACTGGCTGTACCTCGGCTTCATGGCCATGCTGCCCTTGGTCTTGCACTGGTTCTTCATTGAGTGGTATTCAGGAAAAAAGAGGTTAGCATCCCCCTCCTTCAAAAAAAGGTATTTACAAAAATGTACTAACCACAAGTGTAGTCTGAGATGCTGAACTGATCTGTCTAGCACCACACCTGTTGGCTGAGCCAATGCAGCAGCACGGAAGCTCTGGGCAGTTggttgatgtttttatttacagcagTCATCTTGGCCCTTCCCACCCATCTCAGCCTGCAGAGAAACCCACATCAGGTTTCCCCGTGGCAGGCCAGAGCAATGCCTTGTGTCAGCCTCTCCCTATGAGACTGACCCGCCACCTGCGGAGGCCCtaagaaagaatgtttttgaCTTTTCTCTTTAGGAATGTGTATGGCAGGTTTTGGTCCTGACAGCACTGCTGATGTACCTTAACTTCAGtggggtgcatcaagaaaaTTCTGTAGAAACAGGGATTTAAATTCACGGCTCCATGTGGCCATCAGGAGCTTGGCTGcagttttttaaagaagtaatgTTTCTCAAGTGTactaaacactgaaaacaagggCCTGAGAGAGCTTAATGCCTGGTTATGTGCCATCTTTACCAATGATTTTCAGCGGTGAAGGCTTTGTCTGTATTGTATGTCACAATATTATCTGTGCTGGGATGTGTGGTGCCTTATTCTCACTGAGGCTTTCTTTGAGACTGCAGCACTGTGAGTGTTGATATCCTGGCAGGGTGTTCATGCCTGTGCTGCGTTTACTTATAAGTGTCCCTGGGCTGGGCACAgggaagctgtgctgctgcaggagggaataGCTCAGCTCTGTGGAGTATCACACATGATGAGGACGGCTGTGTTTTATTGTAGCCTtggctgtttgctttttgtgcttGTAGTCTGATGCCACCTTGTGCTTTCCTGGAGGGCAACTCCTGCTTCCAGCATTCCTGCATCGGTATACATAGGAGAATACTTCTTGTGATGGTTTGATCTTACTTTCTACTACCCATACTACAGCAGGTTTTGGTGTAAGAAGCTGGAATGGTTCCCAGTTATTTTACGCATTAAATCATTTTGGATCCTATGAATTAATTTTCACACTCAgcttaaaatacttgttttttcttattcaaGCAGaatgttgttattatttgtcCTGTCCTTGGTCACAGTGAGTCACAACCCCGCAGAAGTCTCTGTCCAGTACACACCTACATCTTTGGGTCAGCCTTTAGATTTACCTTAATggtataaaacagaattaaatttcTCACCTTCCGCAGCTCCAGCGCGCTGCTGCAGCACATCACCGCCCTGTTCGAGTGCAGCGTTGCAGCGATTGTTACGCTGCTCGTCAGCGACCCCGTTGGCTCCCTGCACATCCGATCCTGCAAGGTGAAGAAGCTTTCGGACTGGTACACGATGCTCTACAACCCGAGCCCCGATTACATCACCACAGTGCACTGCACCCACGAAGCCGTCTATCCCCTGTGAGTGGAAAGGTTTCTGTCCTCAGAgctgtttcttccttctgtacGTGTTTGTTTCTGCCCACGCCTCTTCTCAAAGTGGCAGAAATTGTTCCCATGTACCCAGCTTGGACCAATGAGTATGAAAACCCCTGAAGTCTTTTTGTTCATTGAGCTGTTTTTTGTGTGAAACACCAACATTTAATGATTTTGTGAATCCAGTGTCTTTTCCCGTGTCTTCCTTGTGCTGCATCCTCAACATGCAGCAGGGAAGCTCAACAGATAAGTATTTCAGAGAGCATTTTGTGATCTGTTCCTTCTTGCCACCAAAGAAGGTGACACAGTCTAGGACATGGAGCTCTGAAGcataaatcttcattttttccccatctgctgCATCTTGACACTTTCCCCTAGCAAGTCTGTCCATCGTTGTGTCTCTGTGTCCCCCTCCTGTCACATCCTTTGGCTGTAAATTCTGTAGGTTTGTCCCTACCTAACAAATGTCCTGAGTTGAGCCTGTAGGATGAGATAActgtacattttaaagaatttgttatttaaattctcattctgttttttgCAGGTACACCATCGTGTTCATATATTACGCCTTCTGCCTTGTGCTCATGATGCTACTCCGCCCTCTGCTGGTGAAGAAGATTGCCTGTGGCTTAGGAAAGTCCGATCGATTTAAAAGCATTTACGCAGCACTTTACTTCTTCCCTGTCCTCACGGTGCTCCAGGCGGTTGGAGGAGGCCTGCTCTGTGAGTTCTGTCCTAATAACGCTAATAAACATACCCATAAACAAAGTAACAAATGGCttaggggagggagagaagggacaTGACGCTTCTTGCTGTGTGGATGAGGATTTTGTTAAGGTTTCTGCAGGTTGTGAGGAGCCTGAGCTGAAGAGGGGGCTGTTTAGTAGCCCTGTCCTAACCAGGCTCCGAGCAGCACTGCCTCCTCTTTGCTTGTGCTGCTAGACGCTGCCCCTTTCCCAAAAAGGCACAGAGTTGGGTATGAGAGGAAGTTAATTCAGGAGTTAATTCAGCTTTCTGCAAAGGTAGAGTACATCTGATTTCAGAAGTTAATTCAAGTTTGGGGAGCTCACCTGATCTTTGATTTAGCTTGAATTTGAGATCCTAAGATGGAAGCATTGACTAGTTCTGTTTGGCTGAGCCTTCCTGCTTACACGTTTGACAGTAGGTGTGCTGTGGTAGCTTAGCATACTCCAGTCTCCCCTGAATGTATAATGATGcatttttccttaatgtttGCCTTTAGATTACGCCTTCCCATACATCATACTGGTGTTGTCCTTGGTTACATTGGCTGTGTACATGTCTGCTTCTGAAGTGGAGGTAGGTGAACATGTTTTCTGTATCGAAACTCATAACAAAATACTTGAATGAGCAGAGACTGCCCTCTTGCATTGTCTCAGCAGTGTTTTATGTATTGAAGCATCTTCCTTTATGACTTCCTCTTAGCTGGAGGAAGCTCCTGTGAGACTTCCCCCTTGTGGCCTACCGAGAAACTGTGCTATGTGCTGGAAAGGCTTCAGTCCCCGAGGCTTTGTGCAGTGTCTCTGTGCACTACCTATAACGTGCCTTAAACATCAGGTACAGCGCGCTAACAGAAGCTTGTGTTCATTTTGCCAGTCTTTCAAGGACCTTCTTGTCAGGAAGAAAAGGCTGGTTGTCCTCGTCAGCCACTGGCTGCTCCACGCCTACGGCATCATCTCCATTTCCAAACTGGACAAGCTCGAGCAGGACCTGCCACTGCTTGCCCTCGTCCCCGCGCCTGCCCTCTTCTACGTGCTGACAGCCAAGTACACGGAGCCCTCACGCATACTCTCAGAGGGGGGGAATGGACATTAGGAAGATCCTGTGCCAACAGTGCTGTCCTACAACGACCTGGAGTAAGCAAGTGTAGTGCTTGGTACGCATTTGAAAACTTCTGGGTTAGAAGCAGCCATTTGTGTACAAGACTTCTGGGTGAAACATTTCTGAGACTGtataatattaaaaagctgCACTTTGTATTCTTCGCAAATATCTAGTATAGATCAAAGGGAATGTCTGTATTTATTGCTGTGAATTTGCATAAAAAGCTTCTGACATTCTAGTACAGAGTTTTGCTTGTATATGTTTATTTCCTATTACAATATTTTAGGTGGTGTTTAGAAGAacaatagtttatttttcaacagagTTTCAATGAAACAAACAGAGCTCAGATAAAACAGAGCACTTGTACATCGAACAACAGCGCTTGAATGAAACAGAGCACTTGGTTTTCTCATCATGCATTCTAGCTTCTATCTTCCATGAGGGGAAAGAGACTTTCAGATAGCTGAAGGTAAGCACTGGAATTGTGCTCaaggtgtcttttttttatgATGGAACCATCTCCTCATTTCTTCACTGTACTTTATTCTGACTtctaggagaaagaaaacaaaatgcactgTGAAGTTCTCCATAGTTTATGTTCTGTGTACTGGTTTAGGTATGGAGACCTCCTCTGGAAATGATTAAACAGTAGCATTTCTCCCACTAAAGCCCTTTTCTTATATCCTGGCTATAAATTCCTATCTAGAATCAGgttaaagattttcttttcctagtaGTTTACACCTGTTGTCAGCAAAGCACTTGCTGCAGGTCAGGCTGTGAGCCAGGGTAACTACAAATGGATGGAGCCTTCTCCCCTTCTCCACGTCTTTTACAAGACATCTTCCCCTTATGAGAATGCTTCATGCCTGTTAATCCATTTATTGTCTGTGTGTGTTGTATGGGGAATACACCCAAAGCACATTCACAGTATATTAATCACAAACTACTTTGTGCTGTAGTGGGCCCAGAaggggcagagcagcactgaaggACTGAACGTTGAAGGAAGAGGTCTAGGGagatttttcttgatttttcttaacAACAAGTTGTTGGCCGCAGTAGCAGAAATACTGCATGTTTCCATACTTTACTGTAGCAGGAATGCCTTTTCTAGTCAATTAACTGCTGGCTCAGTGGAAAAGGACAGAGCCTGCTGAGAGCTCAGGGGTTCTGTGGGTGCTCTCAAGGCTTCCTCAAGGTGGCGCGCTGCTCTATTCAAGAGCCTTTCTCCAGAGGTTTAATTACATCTGATACAAATTTCCTGATAACTTTGCTCTGTGCATTGCCAGTTGACAGGTTTGCTGCTTCTAAAAATAGCGTGCAAACAAACCACATCTTGTATGCAGGAGTAAGGGATTATTTCGGGATTAAGGAAATAACTGATCTCCTTAAGGAAATCAAATTCTATCTACGCTGCTACAtagaaaatacagtttgcaGCCATACAGACATAAAGGAGAGAACTAAAAGTATGTTCTTAAAGTCAATATGTTAAGATACCAGGTACATAACTGACAGATTCAtagatgtgtttttctttaaaatgtcctAAAGACAGTTTTGTGTCTAGTTTTGTGTGGTTCCCACATCAGTACATACACAGAAGGCGTGTGAGCAGCCAGTGCAGCAACAGGcaggaaaagctttctgcagAGGTGCAGGCCTGAGGACTGTATGCTTCTATGTGCGTTTCCACATACAGACTACATATGTTAGCTTTAAAAGTTGGgccatatatttttaaaaagaaaattaatgatgACTCCAAGGTAACATTAGCTGTACTAATGAGTACATCTTTTGATCGGGCTAGAGAATCatgtaataattttaaagcCTGGAG is a genomic window containing:
- the JKAMP gene encoding JNK1/MAPK8-associated membrane protein isoform X1, whose translation is MVGSAVAIHPACLGLYCGRTVLAVNGSLETYGDCGVCPRGQRTDENKICRECLGSPDRYDWLYLGFMAMLPLVLHWFFIEWYSGKKRLASPSFKKSSSALLQHITALFECSVAAIVTLLVSDPVGSLHIRSCKVKKLSDWYTMLYNPSPDYITTVHCTHEAVYPLYTIVFIYYAFCLVLMMLLRPLLVKKIACGLGKSDRFKSIYAALYFFPVLTVLQAVGGGLLYYAFPYIILVLSLVTLAVYMSASEVESFKDLLVRKKRLVVLVSHWLLHAYGIISISKLDKLEQDLPLLALVPAPALFYVLTAKYTEPSRILSEGGNGH
- the JKAMP gene encoding JNK1/MAPK8-associated membrane protein isoform X2, with product MVGSAVAIHPACLGLYCGRTVLAVNGSLETYGDCGVCPRGQRTDENKICRECLGSPDRYDWLYLGFMAMLPLVLHWFFIEWYSGKKSSSALLQHITALFECSVAAIVTLLVSDPVGSLHIRSCKVKKLSDWYTMLYNPSPDYITTVHCTHEAVYPLYTIVFIYYAFCLVLMMLLRPLLVKKIACGLGKSDRFKSIYAALYFFPVLTVLQAVGGGLLYYAFPYIILVLSLVTLAVYMSASEVESFKDLLVRKKRLVVLVSHWLLHAYGIISISKLDKLEQDLPLLALVPAPALFYVLTAKYTEPSRILSEGGNGH